The DNA sequence GGCAGACGATCAGGAACCTCCTTGTCCGAAGTGTGAAAGCAAGGACATAGAAAAGAATCTGTCCGTAACCCATACAGGACAGGGTTCCTGCGGGGCGCCCAGGAAATCACCTTTTTCCTGAAAGTAGTATACTGAGAACAGCGGAACTGTTCTGTAAAAAATAGAGCTGTCAACACTAAGCTGTCTGCTGACGGCCGATAGTTGATCGTTCACCGCAAGGAGGATATCATGAGTAACACAACAGCTGTTACGGATAATGCATTT is a window from the Syntrophorhabdaceae bacterium genome containing:
- a CDS encoding zinc ribbon domain-containing protein — protein: MPIYEYRCKQCGNEFEVIQKADDQEPPCPKCESKDIEKNLSVTHTGQGSCGAPRKSPFS